Part of the Leishmania infantum JPCM5 genome chromosome 34 genome, AGCTGAGTTCCGGCTGCGTTCTTGCGCGATGAAGATCGTGATGGAAGGGCCCCCGCAAGGGGGCAAGACGACCGTCGCGTCTGTGGTGAAGGAGCGCTACGGCCTGTGCTATGTGTCCACGAGCGAGGCCGTGCGAAATGCGGTGCGCCTTGGCAATAGCGCTTACAGCTCacagctgaagcagctgaTCGACAACGACGAGCTCATTCCCGATTCGCTGGAAGTGAAGGTTGTCTGCGAGGCCACGAGACGACCGGACTGCGTCAATGGCTTCGTGCTGGACGGTTTTCCGCGCACCCGCAAGCAGTCGAGGATGATGCAAGATTTGGAGAACGTGAAAGTCGACATTGTGGTCGAGTTGGAGATTTCGGACAAA contains:
- a CDS encoding adenylate kinase 2, translated to MKIVMEGPPQGGKTTVASVVKERYGLCYVSTSEAVRNAVRLGNSAYSSQLKQLIDNDELIPDSLEVKVVCEATRRPDCVNGFVLDGFPRTRKQSRMMQDLENVKVDIVVELEISDKELQTRFGGRWYHPKSGRIYHTFYNPPLNAGKDDYTGEPLVQHSEDTPERIRQRMSQYRQQLSEVRSTFVGNAWVTVEASGNVESVRNNVFAVLDPLYFAQTSKKVPKPWWKFW